The genomic interval CACCAAAACAAATTAAGTAATCTGTTTCACTAATTATTGGTTAGGTCATgctataaatgcattttttcgCTTAGTGTTTCCAAATTGTATTTGTGTTCCTAATGGTTGAGCAAGCCTTGATATAATTCCTCCAGGGTGTTTCCTTGTTAAATTGAGCGCCTGGTTAAATGTGATTCTTACAAAAACTTTACATATTACATACTGAATTAACCTATTTACTGTGTGACAACAAAGTTCAGTTACATCAGAAATTAGGTGCAATGTAGAACTCAGAAAAATTGCCATACCTCTGCAGTCTCTAATTCCCAGTCCTCGACCTTCTTGAGAACCGGGGAAAGTGAAGTGAATGAAACGAAGATaaggagaaacaaaaaacaaatccaatgaAAACATCTGAGCGCAACCGGCAGCTGCATCTTCTTCAGGACATTTCCAAAACCGAATGGTTCGGTTGCACCAAATCGATATATTAAATCGCGTTCTAATAATCTACACTGATGTGTTACGTTTATTCCAATTGCATCTCAACCAGAGTAAACACCCCTTGACTCGTTTTATGATCTCTTTGCGATCCCGGGACTCTCCCACTGCTCAGCCTCCGAGTTGTAACTGCGGATACTGAGCGCTGGTGCTCGGGGCTGCTTTGGGCGCTCCCTCCCCGCACTCGCTGTCGCTCCGCCTACAGTTGCAATGTAGAGTCTCAAGGACCGACCCGCTGGATTGCAGCGCCAAGGATTCGATGTTACGAGGCACAAGCAGCAGCTCTGTAATTAACGACAATTAGCTATTGTACTCTACTGGATTTTACAAACCCGAGGCTCGGTGGAATTTATTCCTTTCTTTAACCCGCAAAACGTACAACGGCAAACTGTTTGCACAGGAGGCACCCTTTACAGATCGGGACAATTATTGATGTGGTTAACATTAACAAAAAGTGGAACGGTTTTGTTTGTTCCAGACTGTATCAATGTGAACTAGTTTCATCTGATACAATAACTAATGTGGAGGAAGTGATCTTCACATGCACATCCCCGGAAATAAGAGGTTTTCTTTTTGTACCAGAACAATACATGCGTCCTGTTTATTGGGGTATGTACAGTATCCGGCTGGCTGATATCAGACCTGTACCTATCTGCACAATGGTCTGTCTTGTTATGCCTCTCTATGAAAACCCTGCTCTGCAGAAACAGAATGTGTGGATGGGTGAACATTAGCCAGTTTGAATTCCACGCTTGGTTGGGGTTTCCTGTATTGTTGTATAGTTTAGACTTGTCTCCCTCAGTCAGTTTAGTTATTACTTGCAGCAGTAGGCTGTTATGACATTGAAGAGATCTGGCTTCATACTGATATTTTTCTTAAGACATGAACAGTGGCTGctttgaatgctcctttgtcaatgaaggggaaaaaaaaaaaaaaaccttccccacacacacacatctgaagTAAAACGCCTGCTTTATTCAGTTATACAAAACATTCTGCAATTTGGCAATACAAGTAGAATACAAGTCCGGCTCATGTTGCACATCTTAACCTGTAcgtttgcaattaaaaaaagaagaaaaaaaacccaacaagaAAAGAAATCCAATTTAACCCTTAACGCTaactttttattacattcctcCACTGTAGAAACGTTCTTTCACAGCAGCTGCACATCCATGTTCTCTGCACTACTGAGCAGGTAAGACTATGAAGCATCACACGTGCCATTCTGTCAATGAAAAGACACTTCAATGGAAATGCACAAAACAAACGCTGCCCCAAACCCCCTGTCTCCTGGAATCACAGAATGAGTGCTGGCTTCCCGGGAATCCTCAGTACGGCCGGTCTCGGCGCTCTCTGTAATCATCCCTGCAAAGGAAGGGCAAGAAACTTCAATCTATAAAGCCGAGCTGGTATAAGGTTTTTATTCATTGTACAACATTATACAGCTGAAGATCCAGTCATTGAATTAAACTGGTAGCAACAGCTTTAAATCCCTCATTTCAGTTTGCAAGGACCGGAAGGAGTTTCAAAAACAGTTCAAACTAGAAAGATTTATATCCGAGTTTGCTTTTAGCCGTCGGGTCGACTCATTGCTGACTGACACCTGTGCCTGCCAAGCTGCTGCTGAGCTATGTTTTGAtgtattgctttttattgtttaacTCCTTATCGTATTTTATTGCCAGCTCTTCACTGTAAACGAGAATTTGTTTTCAATTGACTCATTTGGGTAAAAAGGGTTTTATTGATCGACTGATGTAACAAGTAGAAATACGCTTGTTTTTATCTTAAAGCTTCCCAATTCTTCCAATATTTGTAAATTGTGTATAGCAACTGCAGTAAACTAAGCAGTGCCTGGGGTCAGTGTAAACGGATCAGCGCCCACAATGAAAAGTAAAACTAGCATTCTAAACTGAAGTGTTTACGAGATTAAactgaactaaaataaataaaaggctgaTCTGCAACCCAGATTTAGCCAACAGATGTCGGCACTCACTGTTTGTTTACTGGACATGCTTAAAAGCTTGCAAGTGAACTGCTTTAATAGTGTTCTGACCTTGGATCTGTAGGATTTTCTAGCAGGTTTCAGGTTTTGTGAAAATCTACTCAAGTTAACTGGTAATAGTCAGTAGCATGACTTAATAAAAATcagagaaaacacagaaagcAACGTCAGCACTTACCTTCCTCCCATCTTCCCTCCAAAGCCTCCACGATCGCCCCCGCGCCCGCCACGGAATCCACCGCGCCCTCTGAACCCGCCCCTGTCTCCTCCATAACCTCCTCTACCACCACCACGATCTGCAGAGCAAGCACAGAGCTTCAACACATGGACCACACAAGGATAACTACTCGACCTGAAGGATGATTTCACAGACCAGGCAATAATATGTCTAGTTCCAAAGTGCAACCAAttacactaatcttggactacttaaATCACaggtctgtgaaaaaaaaaaaaaaatataggatgTTGTTCCAGTCTCCAATACTCTtattcatacagtacatttaaaacatgacatcttgTTCTTACTAGTGTGTGTAACATATATAACATTGATTTAAATTAGACATGCATACCCCCATAGGCATCCCCTGGTTTAGATGTACTGCACTGGTTGCACTCTGTTCTTCTTGCAAAGTTCATATTACCACaagagctgcaaaaaaaaaaaaaacacacattgagcAAGGTgacattacacatccccacgctctGCAGCTAACGGCATCAGTACCATAACCTATAATCAACCTTGTGTGGAAAAGAATCTTAATGCATAGTTTTCCCAAGAACATACCAGCAGCAGAAgcttcttcaaaataaataaaacaaagcttagTTCTCTACTTCAGATGCATTTCATATTTCAACTCCACATCCAGGGATTTTGATAAATTAGAAAGCCAGGAGACAAGAAATGAAACTCAATGGCTGTTCTAAATTGGAGCAATTACTATTCAAGGCTCATGTACAAAAAACAAGTAGAAAGAAAATGATACACTTACGAGTTTGGACACAGCCAGTCTCCGTTCTTCGGCTCTCCACCAGGGCTGGCACCAAAACCCCCACGGCCAAAACCTCTGGATCCTGAAAAAGCACAGTTTTCTAAATGGAGAATCTCAGCAACATGTACTTTATATTGCTTCTGCAACAAGGAATGCGTGTAACACACAACATGGCTGTACTGCAAACCTGAATAAATCAGTCATTCTTGTTTGCATTCACTGAGGGGAAGCAATTCAAAAGCAGCATTTCTA from Polyodon spathula isolate WHYD16114869_AA unplaced genomic scaffold, ASM1765450v1 scaffolds_721, whole genome shotgun sequence carries:
- the LOC121308476 gene encoding RNA-binding protein FUS-like, translating into MINLYTDKATGRLKGEATVSFDDPPSAKAAIDWFDGKEFNGKPIKVSFATRRPEFMQRGGGRGGGRGGSRGFGRGGFGASPGGEPKNGDWLCPNSSCGNMNFARRTECNQCSTSKPGDAYGDRGGGRGGYGGDRGGFRGRGGFRGGRGGDRGGFGGKMGGRDDYRERRDRPY